The nucleotide sequence CCCGGCTACCTTTGGCACCAACCTGAATTTCCACCCGATCATTCAGCAGACTGATATTCTACACCTGCACTGGATCAACCAGGGATTCCTGGCGCTCGATGGCCTGCAAGCTTTATTTGCTCTCGGCAAACCCGTCGTGTGGACGCTCCACGACCAGTGGGCCTTTACGGGTGGCTGTCACTACTCCCACGGCTGCGACCATTTCCGGAGTCACTGCCGCCAGTGTCCGTACCTGAAAAAACCGGGCGAACAGGATCTGTCGTACCGCATCTTCGAGCGCAAGAAGCGGATGTTCGCCAACGCGCCAGTGCATTTCGTTTCGCCAAGCCAATGGCTGAGCGACGAAGGCCAGCGGAGTGCGCTACTGCGGGAGTTTCCGTTCAGCACCATTCCCAATACGCTCGATCAGAACCTTTTCCAGCCCATTGACCGGGAACAGGCCAGCGCGCGTTTTGATTTACCGACTGGAACCGCCGTCCGGCCGTTCCGGATTCTGTTCGGCAGCGCCAACGTAACGGACCCCCGGAAAGGCTTTCGGTACTTTGCCGAAGCGCTGCAGCAACTCCATCAGCAACAGCCTGACCTCACCGCTGAGGTTCTGGTGTTCGGTAAAGGTCGTTCGTACCTGTTTAACGAACTTCCCTACCCGGTGCGGCATCTGGGCCAGCTCAGCGACGAAGCCGATATTGTGGCCGCTTATAACGCAGCCGATGCTCTGGTGGTGCCTTCGCTGGAAGACAATCTGCCCAACACCATCGTTGAGTCGCTGGCCTGCGGAACGCCCGTCGTTGGCTTCCGAACGGGCGGTATTCCGGAACTGATCGAACATCAGCAAAATGGATTTCTGGCGGCTGTCGGCTCCGCGGAGGAACTGGCCGCTGGTCTGGATTACGTTCTGACGCATCCCTCACCGGGAACGTTACGTCAGAACGCCCGCCAATCGGCCGAGCTCCGTTTTTCGGAAGAAGTGGTCACCGTACAGTATCTTGACTTATATCGTGCATTACTGAACGGGTGAAGGGTTTATTACGTCCCAATTGACTCGTTCATCAATTCGCTCATTGACTATGCCAACCGTATCCATCATTACAATCACCTACAACGCGGAACGGTTTCTAGA is from Spirosoma taeanense and encodes:
- a CDS encoding glycosyltransferase family 4 protein → MRVTHLSTYHLAGGAAVAATRLHRALNRQGHFADSVESILLVGTAARQEKHQPEESVTYLANNFLAEQTAFGRFVAERLSFLPFERDPSVRFQFSPATFGTNLNFHPIIQQTDILHLHWINQGFLALDGLQALFALGKPVVWTLHDQWAFTGGCHYSHGCDHFRSHCRQCPYLKKPGEQDLSYRIFERKKRMFANAPVHFVSPSQWLSDEGQRSALLREFPFSTIPNTLDQNLFQPIDREQASARFDLPTGTAVRPFRILFGSANVTDPRKGFRYFAEALQQLHQQQPDLTAEVLVFGKGRSYLFNELPYPVRHLGQLSDEADIVAAYNAADALVVPSLEDNLPNTIVESLACGTPVVGFRTGGIPELIEHQQNGFLAAVGSAEELAAGLDYVLTHPSPGTLRQNARQSAELRFSEEVVTVQYLDLYRALLNG